The following are encoded together in the Mobula hypostoma chromosome 8 unlocalized genomic scaffold, sMobHyp1.1 SUPER_8_unloc_5, whole genome shotgun sequence genome:
- the LOC134341207 gene encoding large ribosomal subunit protein bL17m-like isoform X2 gives MHLTVTLWIRHGKVYRRMGLGPRSRINMLRCLVTALVRHERIETTLARADELVDHAKRGETDPRAMEMADFWLTEKDLIPKLFQVLAHRFQNQTGNYVRMLQIPNRDTYDRARMAVIEYRGNPLPPLPTSRPSNNPNTLLNRLLEGWRQEAASTRASAQGQSQVPGAA, from the exons ATGCATCTGACGGTTACGCTGTGGATCAGACATGGGAAGGTGTACAGGCGCATGGGCCTGGGACCGCGTTCTCGCATCAACATGCTGCGCTGCCTTGTCACCGCCCTGGTCCGGCACGAGAGGATCGAGACCACCCTGGCACGGGCCGATGAG CTGGTGGACCATGCCAAGAGGGGGGAAACTGATCCACGGGCCATGGAGATGGCCGACTTCTGGCTGACG GAGAAAGACCTGATCCCAAAGCTGTTCCAGGTTTTGGCACACCGTTTCCAGAACCAGACAGGGAACTATGTCCGGATGTTGCAGATTCCCAACCGGGACACCTACGACCGGGCACGAATGGCCGTGATTGAGTACCGGGGCAACCCCCTTCCTCCTCTGCCAACCTCCCGACCCAGCAACAACCCCAACACCCTGCTCAACCGGCTGTTGgagggctggaggcaggaggctgcttCCACTCGAGCCTCAGCCCAAGGCCAGTCCCAGGTTCCGGGTGCGGCCTAG
- the LOC134341207 gene encoding large ribosomal subunit protein bL17m-like isoform X1: MHLTVTLWIRHGKVYRRMGLGPRSRINMLRCLVTALVRHERIETTLARADEVRVYAERLVDHAKRGETDPRAMEMADFWLTEKDLIPKLFQVLAHRFQNQTGNYVRMLQIPNRDTYDRARMAVIEYRGNPLPPLPTSRPSNNPNTLLNRLLEGWRQEAASTRASAQGQSQVPGAA, translated from the exons ATGCATCTGACGGTTACGCTGTGGATCAGACATGGGAAGGTGTACAGGCGCATGGGCCTGGGACCGCGTTCTCGCATCAACATGCTGCGCTGCCTTGTCACCGCCCTGGTCCGGCACGAGAGGATCGAGACCACCCTGGCACGGGCCGATGAGGTGAGGGTCTACGCCGAGAGG CTGGTGGACCATGCCAAGAGGGGGGAAACTGATCCACGGGCCATGGAGATGGCCGACTTCTGGCTGACG GAGAAAGACCTGATCCCAAAGCTGTTCCAGGTTTTGGCACACCGTTTCCAGAACCAGACAGGGAACTATGTCCGGATGTTGCAGATTCCCAACCGGGACACCTACGACCGGGCACGAATGGCCGTGATTGAGTACCGGGGCAACCCCCTTCCTCCTCTGCCAACCTCCCGACCCAGCAACAACCCCAACACCCTGCTCAACCGGCTGTTGgagggctggaggcaggaggctgcttCCACTCGAGCCTCAGCCCAAGGCCAGTCCCAGGTTCCGGGTGCGGCCTAG
- the LOC134341200 gene encoding trypsin-like has translation MFSAPSAAAPTSDDDKIIGGYECPKHSTPWIVSLNVGYHLCGGSLISENWVVSAAHCYKRRIQVRLGEHDITVAEGTEQLIESEVVLRHPRYDYYTLDYDIMLIKLSQPAVLNRNVAAISLPTQCPMAGDECLISGWGNTKDPAVSRGRLQCLKAPILSQRVCENSYPWRITKDMICIGFLEGGMDSCEGDSGGPVVCDGVLQGVVSWGDGCAERFYPGVYTRVCNFVSWIEETMAAN, from the exons ATGTTCTCTGCCCCCTCAGCCGCCGCTCCCACCAGCGACGACGACAAAATCATCGGGGGGTACGAGTGTCCTAAACACTCCACCCCCTGGATCGTCTCACTCAACGTCGGCTACCACTTGTGTGGCGGGTCGCTCATCAGCGAGAACTGGGTGGTGTCCGCTGCCCATTGCTACAAGAG ACGTATCCAGGTGCGTTTGGGTGAACACGACATCACGGTTGCGGAAGGGACGGAGCAGTTAATCGAATCGGAGGTGGTTCTCCGCCACCCCAGGTACGACTACTACACCCTGGACTACGATATCATGCTGATCAAACTGTCGCAGCCCGCCGTACTCAACCGCAACGTGGCCGCCATTTCGCTCCCAACGCAGTGCCCAATGGCAGGCGATGAGTGTCTCATCTCCGGCTGGGGCAACACCAAGGACCCAG CCGTCAGTCGTGGCCGGTTACAGTGTCTGAAAGCCCCCATCCTCAGCCAGAGGGTTTGCGAGAATTCGTATCCGTGGAGGATCACCAAGGACATGATATGTATCGGATTCCTGGAGGGAGGCATGGATTCCTGCGAG GGTGACTCTGGCGGACCAGTGGTGTGTGACGGGGTGCTCCAGGGTGTGGTCTCCTGGGGCGACGGATGCGCCGAGAGGTTTTACCCCGGTGTCTACACTCGCGTCTGCAACTTCGTCTCCTGGATTGAGGAAACGATGGCAGCGAATTAA